The proteins below come from a single Mercenaria mercenaria strain notata chromosome 3, MADL_Memer_1, whole genome shotgun sequence genomic window:
- the LOC123525838 gene encoding prostaglandin E2 receptor EP4 subtype-like — MNISATNNTYSAVKPLADPLITFTVPATMFAAGVIGNILATVVLARSSREHKRRVFYRLVGALACTDLLGTCATSPVTLAVYANNFKWVGGMPLCNYESFMLIFASCSTILIICTMAVDRFVSICHPFVYDKHVTIGKTKYALMALWSFAFVMGCLPIIGLGENIVQFPGTWCFFTFTSSVIKNKMYAYFYAIIGILGIVVTAISNLFVISVLIKMRCAAVAMAPCHACSHRQSREIQMMILMIGIVVIFSTCWCPFLVRIIINQIHHKHVNVKADLMTLRLASLNQILDPWIYILFRKEMFAKGMKLVRNVMERFCKKVYRKQSACSLKNGITSTTATIVENETTADSLANNFDENDMFLSELSTTSTSRASTKTSRKSKSDRKERPSLQKLMSQHNPQCAFGLKHPSSLFCFTHLPQAFALSLGTAQVVTTELAATEENNLPSEPE; from the exons ATGAATATCAGTGCAACAAATAATACATATTCAGCTGTTAAACCGTTGGCGGACCCATTGATTACATTCACTGTACCGGCGACTATGTTTGCCGCCGGCGTTATTGGTAATATACTGGCAACTGTTGTTCTAGCTCGGTCATCAAGGGAACACAAACGGAGAGTGTTTTATAGACTTGTCGGGGCACTTGCTTGCACAGATTTGCTTGGCACGTGCGCCACCTCACCCGTAACGTTAGCGGTGTATGCTAATAATTTTAAATGGGTTGGAGGAATGCCTCTTTGCAATTATGAATCATTTATGCTTATTTTCGCGAGTTGTTCAACAATTTTGATAATTTGTACTATGGCAGTGGACCGTTTTGTGTCAATTTGTCATCCATTCGTTTACGACAAGCACGTTACCATTGGTAAAACAAAATACGCACTCATGGCGCTTTGGTCGTTTGCTTTTGTTATGGGCTGTTTGCCAATAATTGGTCTCGGTGAAAATATCGTACAGTTTCCAGGAACTTGGTGTTTTTTCACGTTTACAAGCAGTGTGATAAAGAATAAAATGTATGCATATTTCTATGCAATAATTGGCATTCTTGGGATAGTTGTAACCGCGATATCCAACCTCTTTGTGATCAGTGTGTTAATTAAGATGCGATGTGCTGCGGTTGCGATGGCACCTTGCCATGCGTGTTCACACAGACAAAGCAGAGAAATTCAAATGATGATACTGATGATTGGAATTGTCGTAATTTTCTCCACGTGCTGGTGTCCTTTTTTG gTTCGAATTATCATCAACCAGATTCACCACAAACACGTGAATGTCAAAGCTGACCTAATGACGCTACGTCTAGCTTCTCTTAACCAAATACTGGACCCATGGATATACATTCTTTTCAGAAAAGAAATGTTCGCTAAAGGAATGAAATTGGTTCGAAATGTTATGGAAAGATTTTGCAAGAAGGTATATAGAAAACAAAGTGCTTGTAGTTTGAAAAACGGCATTACAAGTACAACTGCAACGATTGTTGAGAATGAAACTACAGCCGACAGCTTAGCGAACAATTTTGACGAAAACGATATGTTTCTAAGTGAACTTAGTACTACATCAACGTCAAGAGCAAGTACGAAGACTTCTAGAAAATCTAAATCAGATCGTAAGGAGCGACCATCTTTGCAAAAACTGATGAGTCAGCACAACCCTCAATGTGCTTTTGGACTAAAGCATCCCTCAAGTCTGTTTTGTTTTACACATCTTCCTCAAGCATTTGCATTGTCGCTCGGTACTGCACAAGTTGTCACAACAGAACTAGCTGCGACGGAAGAAAACAATCTACCAAGCGAACCTGAATGA